The following coding sequences are from one Leptolyngbya sp. NIES-3755 window:
- a CDS encoding unknown protein (similar to AA sequence:cyanobase_aa:LBDG_22370), with protein sequence MQAKEQLLHEIDEIPDFLLEEVLDFVQFLKSKHLQNKLEISVMSESALAKDWLRPEEDEAWRDL encoded by the coding sequence ATGCAAGCGAAAGAACAATTGCTGCATGAAATTGACGAAATTCCTGATTTCTTGCTCGAAGAAGTTCTAGATTTTGTTCAATTTCTCAAGTCAAAACATTTACAGAACAAATTAGAAATCAGTGTGATGAGTGAGTCTGCTTTAGCAAAAGACTGGCTCAGACCAGAGGAGGACGAAGCTTGGCGGGATTTGTAA